One part of the Capra hircus breed San Clemente chromosome 4, ASM170441v1, whole genome shotgun sequence genome encodes these proteins:
- the LOC102181187 gene encoding LOW QUALITY PROTEIN: olfactory receptor 9A4-like (The sequence of the model RefSeq protein was modified relative to this genomic sequence to represent the inferred CDS: deleted 1 base in 1 codon) — protein MMSNHSSVTEFCLLGFSGSQELHHILFAVFFLFYSVTIIGNMVIIVTVSVDKRLQSPMYFFLGHLSALEIMITSLIVPVMLWGLLLPGMQTASLAACVAQLFLYLALGTTEFALVGAMAVDRYVAVCNTLRYNTIMNSRTCISVVIWSWVFGFLSEIWPVYATFQFTFCKSNVLDHFFCDRGQLLKLSCDDTLFTEFVLFLMAVFIIIGSLAPRIVSYTYLISTILTIPTASGRRKAFSTCASHFTFVVIGYGSCLFLYMKPKQTQAAEYSKIVSLLISVLTPLLNPFIFTLRNDKVKQALRDGVKRGYQLLKD, from the exons ATGATGAGCAATCACTCAAGTGTCACTGAATTCTGCCTTTTAGGGTTCTCAGGGTCTCAAGAACTACACCACATTCTTTTTGCTGTATTCTTTCTCTTCTACTCAGTGACAATAATCGGCAACATGGTCATCATTGTGACTGTCTCTGTCGATAAACGTCTGCAGTcccccatgtatttcttcctcGGTCATCTCTCTGCCTTGGAGATCATGATCACATCCCTTATCGTCCCCGTGATGCTCTGGGGGTTG CTGCTCCCTGGGATGCAGACAGCATCTCTGGCTGCATGTGTTGCCCAGCTCTTCCTGTACCTTGCTCTGGGCACCACAGAGTTTGCATTGGTGGGAGCGATGGCTGTGGACCGTTACGTGGCTGTCTGTAACACCTTGAGGTACAACACCATTATGAACAGCCGCACCTGCATCTCAGTGGTGATTTGGTCATGGGTGTTTGGGTTCCTTTCTGAAATCTGGCCAGTCTATGCCACATTTCAGTTTACCTTCTGCAAATCAAATGTCTTAGACCATTTTTTCTGTGACCGAGGTCAGTTGCTCAAGCTGTCCTGTGACGACACTCTTTTCACAgagtttgttctgtttttaatggctgttttcattatcattggTTCTCTGGCCCCAAGAATTGTCTCCTACACCTACCTCATCTCCACCATCCTCACGATCCCCACCGCCTCTGGCCGCAGGAAAGCGTTCTCTACGTGTGCCTCCCACTTCACCTTTGTTGTCATTGGCTACGGCAGCTGCTTGTTCCTCTACATGAAACCCAAGCAAACGCAGGCAGCCGAGTACAGTAAGATAGTCTCCCTGTTGATTTCCGTGTTAACCCCTTTGCTGAATCCTTTCATCTTCACTCTCCGGAATGACAAAGTCAAACAGGCCCTTCGAGATGGAGTGAAACGTGGCTATCAACTCCTCAAGGATTAA